In Silene latifolia isolate original U9 population unplaced genomic scaffold, ASM4854445v1 scaffold_290, whole genome shotgun sequence, the genomic stretch AAGTTTTGTGAAATGAGATGGAGTCGTAGCTGAGCGCTTGGTACAGACAAAGGTTCTAGATAGATGGATGAATAGAACTCTATTTTTCATGTTAATGTAAAGCTACATAAATAGCTCTTACATTATACAAGTTTAAACTCtcttttaattgaaattttgatGGCTCTAAATGCAGGCTGTGAGAAGGTCATTCTCTGTCAATTTCTTTCAGTTGAACTTCTAAGCATTCAGAATGCCAGAGCTCTCTGTTAAATTCGCCCAGAGTGGAAACGTAACCTCGTCTGTTACAAATGATGAAAACGAGGCACGTGATTTTGAGAAGTTTTTAGGCAGGCCTCGTACCATGAATACTGATGTCAGACAAAAATCCCTTGATGAAAGGTCACTGAGTGAGTTTACACATGTCATATCCTCTCAGGAAGATCGTCCTGAAAATAACTTGTGTGCCGGTTGCCAATCTGTTATAGACACCCCGAGCATAAATATTACCCCGGGAACACATGCTGTCTTGGAGTCTCCACTAGTCGGTGAAGCATGGGATGCTTTGAAGCGTTCGTTGGTTTATTTGCGTGGCAAACCTGTTGGAACTATTGCCGCTTTAGATAATTCTGAGGAAAAATGCAATTACGATCAGGTGCAGAAGTTTGTTTTCTTGTTgtatgatttaaattaattttctCCATCTTTATCTTGTGAGAACTGATAAGCTGTCAATAAGCTTGGGCAAGCCTAAGTAAGTTACCTAAATGCATGATCACAGACCTAATACTACTGATATCTGTTATCATTTAAGTTAGTGTCTGTCAGTCAAGTCACTGAGTGGTGGTACTCATGATCCAAGTACACCAAAAAAAACTTTTTAAGTGATAGGGGGTGTAGCATTCTGGATTTCTGGAGTAAGTGAAATATACTATATACTCCGTATGAGTTTTCTTTATAGAAGTTATTTGAACTGATGAACTCTGCCTGAAGTTGTCAAGTATCATATGGTCAAAGACTCTTAAATGCTTTCACTCTTATAGGTATTTGTCAGAGATTTTGTCCCGAGTGCGTTGGCTTTTTTGATGAATGGGGAACCTGAAATCGTGAGGAATTTTCTTCTGAAAACTCTCCGCCTTCAATCAGGGGAGAAGAAGATTGATAAATTCAAACTAGCTGAGGGTGTGATGCCAGCTAGCTTTAAAGTTCACCATGATCCAGTGAGAAACCACGAGACTTTAATCGCGGACTTTGGTGAAAGTGCAATAGGAAGAGTTGCTCCTGTTGATTCGGGATTCTGGTGGATCATTTTACTGAGGGCATACACGAGAAGTACTGGAGACACGTCATTAGCTGACCTGCCAGATTGCCAGAAGGGTATGCGGCTAATTCTCAGTCTGTGTCTTTCTGAGGGTTTCGATACGTTCCCAACTCTCCTCTGTGCTGATGGTTGCTGCATGATTGATCGGAGAATGGTAAGCCAGTAAGCCCTCCTATTCGAACTTTATGCACTGATTTGTTGAAGTTCTCTTCTAAGTGTTCAATGGGCTCAAACATTGAGAATTTTAATAGGATTTTGATTCCACCTCATATTCCGCCAGTCAGTTATGATCCATGAAATAGTAGTTGGAGTGTCGAAGAGAGATTTAAAGGGGATTTTCCCATTTAATGTGAGAAGTTTCTGTTTCTAGTTCCTTGCTTTCATAAGACAAGTCTAAATCTGAATAAATGAAGCAGAACACTGAACAAAATGCTATGTTGGATTGTGTAAGGCGGCCTCTACACAAATATATGTACTTGGATTTCTAAAGTGGGCGACACCAGTTCATTCTGACATGTCAGCTACAAGATAGAAATGGCTTAGTGATATTTGAATTATTTAtagtatttgttgtttgttgtaaCAACTAACGCGAGAGTTTTGTTGaatgtttttcttattttatcaATGATCATAATACTTGTATTTAGACTAATAATTACATAGGAGAGAACCTAGAATCTAGCTAGATTAAGGTAATTACAAAGCTTAAGAAATATTTACATGAGGCAATAAGGAAAACCTAATAAGAAGTACATATAAAGATTGGATACAAATGTTATGGTATTTACAAAAATATGCACTTATTTCTGAAATTCTTGTGAAATCTGGGAATTCTATGTGCAGGGTGTTTATGGATATCCGCTTGAAATCCAAGCCTTGTTCTTCATGGCTTTGAGGTGCGCAAAACTTTTATTGAAGGAAGACAATGAAGGGAAGGAATTCATTGAGAAGATAGTCAAACGTCTTCGTGCTTTGAGCTACCACATGAGAAGTTACTACTGGATGGACTTCAAGCAGCTTAATGACATATATCGATACAAGACTGAAGAATACTCTCATACCGCAGTAAACAAATTCAATGTGATGCCTGATTCCCTTCCTGAGTGGGTCTTTGATTTCATGCCAAATCGTGGTGGCTATTTCATTGGTAATGTTGGCCCTGCGAAAATGGATATAcgttggttttgtttaggtaacTGTATTGCTATTCTTTCATCCTTGGCCACCGCCGAACAATCCACTGCCATCATGGACCTTATAGAAGCAAGATGGAAAGAGTTGGTTGGTGAGATGCCACTTAAAGTATGCTATCCAGCCATTGAAAGCCACGATTGGCGCATAATCACAGGATGTGATCCCAAGAATACAAGATGGAGCTATCATAATGGGGGTTCATGGCCAGGTATACTCGCTATAATATAATTACTAAAAAGTGCATCATGTTATTAACATTATATATACTAAATTAAATTCCGTGGGTGCAGTTCTGCTGTGGCTCTTAACAGCTGCATGCTTGAAGGCAGGGCGGCGCCAAATGGCAAAAAATGCCATAGAGCTGGCAGAAGCGCGGCTGTCGAAAGACAACTGGCCAGAGTACTATGACGGAAAGGCAGGACGATTTGTTGGAAAGCAGGCTCGAAAGTGTCAGACTTGGTCTATAGCAGGTTACCTGGTGGCGAAGATGATGGTAGAGGACCCGACACATTTGGGTATGATTGCGCTTGAGGAAGAAAAAGAGATGAAGCCTGTGATGAGAAGATCAGCTTCGTGGACGTTGTGATTCCTTTGAGACAGAAGTCCTTTTTGGTAAGCTTAGATGATGGATGGTGTAGAGATTCTAGTTGATGAACAAAGATTTAAGAGGTGCTTATGATGTTATGTGGTCTGTGTATATAGATAGACTTCTATTATGATTGATGATTGATGTCAAAATTAGCAGGAAGGAAGAAGAAActggttggttggttggttgaaCTTAGCTTGAAACTAAATCTAGGTTTACTACTACTCATGAAAACAAACATTCAAGTTTTGGTATGAAGTTACACTTTTGGACTCAAAAGTACGTTTACTAATCTGC encodes the following:
- the LOC141639176 gene encoding putative alkaline/neutral invertase F, with protein sequence MPELSVKFAQSGNVTSSVTNDENEARDFEKFLGRPRTMNTDVRQKSLDERSLSEFTHVISSQEDRPENNLCAGCQSVIDTPSINITPGTHAVLESPLVGEAWDALKRSLVYLRGKPVGTIAALDNSEEKCNYDQVFVRDFVPSALAFLMNGEPEIVRNFLLKTLRLQSGEKKIDKFKLAEGVMPASFKVHHDPVRNHETLIADFGESAIGRVAPVDSGFWWIILLRAYTRSTGDTSLADLPDCQKGMRLILSLCLSEGFDTFPTLLCADGCCMIDRRMGVYGYPLEIQALFFMALRCAKLLLKEDNEGKEFIEKIVKRLRALSYHMRSYYWMDFKQLNDIYRYKTEEYSHTAVNKFNVMPDSLPEWVFDFMPNRGGYFIGNVGPAKMDIRWFCLGNCIAILSSLATAEQSTAIMDLIEARWKELVGEMPLKVCYPAIESHDWRIITGCDPKNTRWSYHNGGSWPVLLWLLTAACLKAGRRQMAKNAIELAEARLSKDNWPEYYDGKAGRFVGKQARKCQTWSIAGYLVAKMMVEDPTHLGMIALEEEKEMKPVMRRSASWTL